The following proteins are encoded in a genomic region of Candidatus Bathyarchaeota archaeon:
- a CDS encoding LysR family transcriptional regulator, which translates to MPRKARRDTDPKVSYFITFLRVVEEGSFRKAARKLGLSPVAVMNHVRALENYFKVKLLKPRGGRLTPEGEEVYRVLKEVVGKLNLLKGLIPEVEEEHRFTLKVYTAETPMEYLLPCFLVRFREFNPGADFQIDVGSMEDVKKAVLERWADIGLVMAPSEFRDSFGEFETIRILNDRLVAVVSPLHRISKEEFVSLNALIKYPLILDKPGSDNRMFVDELFKKNMIDYDSLKVKLVLRGSTVIMTAVSQGLGVSILPEVPTRKWVKAGLVKTIPLRCEEVTLSLLQLKAKNVWTDILKSFWSYTRWFVETYGENPPCVQRFTPI; encoded by the coding sequence TTGCCTAGGAAAGCCCGTCGAGATACCGACCCGAAGGTCTCATATTTCATAACTTTTCTAAGAGTCGTCGAGGAGGGGAGCTTCAGAAAGGCGGCTAGGAAGCTTGGACTATCTCCGGTGGCAGTTATGAACCACGTGAGGGCTTTAGAGAATTACTTCAAGGTTAAACTCCTCAAGCCCAGGGGTGGGAGGCTTACACCCGAGGGAGAGGAGGTCTACAGGGTGTTGAAGGAGGTGGTCGGAAAGCTTAACCTCCTTAAGGGCCTCATACCTGAGGTAGAGGAGGAGCATAGATTTACCCTAAAGGTCTACACGGCTGAGACGCCTATGGAGTATCTGCTTCCATGCTTCCTGGTGAGGTTTAGAGAGTTCAACCCTGGAGCCGATTTTCAGATAGACGTGGGGTCTATGGAAGATGTTAAGAAGGCTGTCCTGGAGAGGTGGGCGGACATAGGTCTTGTGATGGCTCCGAGCGAGTTCAGAGACTCATTCGGAGAGTTCGAGACTATCAGGATCCTGAACGATAGGCTAGTAGCCGTAGTGTCACCTTTACATAGGATCTCGAAGGAGGAGTTTGTAAGCCTTAACGCTCTGATCAAATATCCGCTGATACTGGATAAACCTGGTTCAGACAACCGGATGTTCGTAGACGAGCTTTTCAAGAAGAACATGATCGACTACGACTCCCTCAAGGTCAAGCTAGTCCTGAGGGGATCCACGGTCATAATGACCGCTGTGAGCCAGGGTTTAGGGGTCAGCATCCTACCCGAGGTGCCGACTAGGAAATGGGTAAAAGCTGGCTTAGTTAAGACTATACCGCTGAGGTGTGAGGAGGTAACGCTAAGCCTACTACAGCTGAAGGCTAAAAACGTGTGGACAGATATTCTGAAGTCGTTTTGGAGCTACACCAGATGGTTCGTGGAGACATATGGTGAAAACCCGCCGTGCGTTCAAAGGTTCACACCCATATAG